The Pectobacterium parmentieri genome segment CACCAGTTCCTGATCCCAGGCTCTGAGCTGCCCGTAATGACTCACCTGACGCAGCGCCGCATTGCGCTGGCGCAGCAGGCGTTTCATGTTGCTCCAGGCCGCAAGAAAGCCGGGTTCATGATGGAAACAGCCCCAGTCGAGAAAGGCGCGGCGATATTTCGGGCCGCCGTTAAGCAGGGTAAACCCTTCAGGCGTGATCAGTTGTATCGGCAGCAGTTGCGCCAGCTCAGCGACTTTATGGCCGTCGCTTCCGTCAATCCGCACCTTACTATCGCCCTGACGGTTTTTGCTTAACCCGACGGATCGCTCCGTTTCCGTGCCGTCAATCCGACCATGCAGCACAAATTCCGGCTGGTCGTGACGAATGACACGTCCGGCCTGGATGCTACGAAACGCCCGCCCGTGCCCTAGCGTATAAATCGCTTCCAGCACGCTGGTTTTACCGCTGCCGTTGGCACCGACCAAAAAATTAAAGCCAGGAACCAGCGCCAGATCGGCCGCCTCGATATTACGGAAATCTTTAATGAGAAGACGAGTGAGGGCCATGTTGCAGATATCTTATATGGGAGGGCAAGTAAACTTGCCCGATAATTCTACAACCGCATTGGCATGACGACATAGGCCGCCGCTCGGCTGGCGCTATCTTCAATCTGCACGCTGGAAACGGAATCGGTCAGCAGCAAACGCACACCCTCGCACTTCAGC includes the following:
- the recF gene encoding DNA replication/repair protein RecF (All proteins in this family for which functions are known are DNA-binding proteins that assist the filamentation of RecA onto DNA for the initiation of recombination or recombinational repair.) → MALTRLLIKDFRNIEAADLALVPGFNFLVGANGSGKTSVLEAIYTLGHGRAFRSIQAGRVIRHDQPEFVLHGRIDGTETERSVGLSKNRQGDSKVRIDGSDGHKVAELAQLLPIQLITPEGFTLLNGGPKYRRAFLDWGCFHHEPGFLAAWSNMKRLLRQRNAALRQVSHYGQLRAWDQELVPLAERISEWRAQYSAGIASDIAATCTQFLPEFSLSFSFQRGWDKESEYAELLERQFERDRMLGYTALGPHKADFRIRASGVAVEDMLSRGQLKLLMCALRLVQGEFLTRQNGLRCLYLIDDFASELDSTRRRLLAERLKATHAQVFVSAVSAEQIEDMIGEKGKMFRVEQGKITVQSQD